GCGTACCTCGATGGGCAGGGTGGTGGCCCGCATCGCCTTCTTGCCCCACTCCAGGGCCGCGTCCAGGTCGGGCGCCTTGATCAGGCAGATCCCGCCCAGGTACTCCTTGCCCTCGGCGTACGGCCCGTCGGTGATCAGGACGTCGCCGTCGCCCGGGCGCAGCACGGTGGCCGTCTCGGGGCCGTGCAGTCCGCCGGCGAAGACCCAGGCGCCCGCCTCGCGCAGTTCGTCGTGGAAGGTGTCGAGATCGCGGACGATCGCCGCCATGGCCTCGGGCCCGGGGGGCGTGCCGTCGGCCGGGGTGATCACGCTGAGCAGGTAGTACTGCATGACGTCCTCCTTGGCGTCGTGAGGTGCTCTCACCTCCTACACGAACGGCACACCCCCGGATCGACACCGCGCACGACCGGATCGGGAGAATCTTTTCCATGACCATCTCGCCAGACGCTCTGCTCGCCCGCACCCGGGAACTCGCCGACAGCCTCCTCGTCCCCGACGCGGCGCGGGTCGACCAGGGTGAGGTGCCCGCGAGTCACCTCGACGCGATCCGCCGGTCGGGTGTCCTCGGGGTGAGCTCGCCCGAGGCGTACGGCGGGGCGGGCGCCCCCGACTCGGTGGCCCGGGAGATCCAGGAGATCCTGGCCGGGGCGTGCGGCTCGACCTGGTTCGTGCAGACCCAGCACCACACACCGGTGCGGATGCTGGCGAAGTCCCGACTCCCGGTGCGGGAAAGGCTGTTGCGGCCCCTGGCGTCGGGCGAGCGGCTGGCCGGGATCGCGTACGCCCATGTCCGTTCCTTCCCCCGGGTCCCCGTGCGGGCGACCGCGGAGAGCGACGGCTGGCGGTTCGACGGGACCGTGCCCTGGTACACGGGCTGGGGTCTGAACGACGTGATGCTGCTCGCGGGTGTGACGGACTCCGCGGAGATCGTGTTCGCGTTCGCCGACGCGCGGGAGCAGCCGGGGGTGCGCGCGTCGGAGCCGATGCGGCTGGCGGCGTTCACGGCCGCCCGTACGGTCTCCCTGGAGCTGGACGGCCTGTGGCTGCCGGAGTCGTCGGTGGTGCTGCGCACCCCGCAGGAGGAGTTCGCCCTCCTCGACATCCCCCGGAGCACCAACACCTCCCCGGCCGTCTTCGGGGTGACGTACGCCGCGCTGCGCGTGCTGGAGGGCGGCGGCGAAGCGGAGACGGCCGGTGCGCTGCGCGTCCGCGTCGAGGAGGTGCGCCGGGCGGCGTACGAGCTGGCCGACCACCCCGTCGCGCACGAGCACGTCGAGGAGCGGCTCGCCCTCAGGACACGCGCGTACGACCTGATGCGGGCGGCCACGACGGCGGCGGTCGTGGCCGGCGGCGGCCGCACCATGGATCTGCGCAACCCGGCCCAACGCCTGGCCCGCGAGGGGATGTTCCTGCTGATCCAGGGCCAGACGTCGGTGGTGCGGCGGGCGCATCTGGACGCGCTGGCGGACCGCTAGTCCAGGAAGTCGAGCAGGGCGGCGGTCAGTTCCGCCGGGGCGTCCTCCTGTACGAGGTGGCCGGCGCCGGCGATGAGTTCGAGCCGTGCGCCCGGGATGCGGGCGGCGAGTTCGTGGCCCTTGGCGACCGGGATCCAGGTGTCGTCCTCGCCCCAGCAGATCAGGGTCGGGAGGGCGATCTGCGCGTACCGGTCCTCGAGTTCGTCGGTGTACCGCTGGTCCGCCTGGGCGATCTGCCGGTAGAAGGCGGCCTGTCCCGGATCACCGAGCCAGGGCTGGACGAGCCGGTCGAGGACGGCGGGGTGCAGGCCGGGGCTGCTGGCCGAGGTCACGTACTCGCGCACGAGGGCCCGGTGCAGTGCGGGCGGGAGTTGTTCGAAGACGTCCGAGGACGTGCCGACGAGCCGGAAGAACGGCGACCCCCAGGGGGCCAGCGCGACCGGATCGACCAGCGCGAGCGAGTGGTAGCGGGCGCCGTGCAGCAGATGCGCCCGCAGGGACACCGCGCCGCCGAAGTCATGGGCCACGACCCGGGGTTCGTCCAGGCCCCAGTGCGCCAGCAGCTCGGTGAAGACCCTCCCCTGGGCGGCCAGGGAGACGTCCTGACCGGCAGACATCTCCGAGGTCCCGTACCCGGGCATGTCCCACACGAACACCTCGTACTGGCGGGCGAGCGAGCGGGCCACGGCACGCCACACGTACGAGGAGAAGGGCGTGCCGTGGTTGAGGACGACGGGGGCGCGACCGGGCTCCCCGAGGCTGTCCCAGCGGACCTCCCCGGATGTGCCGCGGTAGGTCCTGGTCAGTTGCCACTCACCCACGGATTCGCTCCTCTCGATACGCGCCCGGCAGAGCGCCGGCCTCAGCCCGCGAACGGCACCTGTGCCGAAGGTGTGGCCTCCTTCCCGGCCGGGTGGCGCCACAAACCCTGTGCGGCGAGCCGCGGCAGCACTCCCTCGCCGAACCAGTACGCCTCCTCCAGGTGCGGGTAGCCGGAGAGGACGAACTCGTCGATGCCGAGGGCGTGGTACTCCTTGATCCGCTCGGCGACCTCGTCGTGGCTGCCGACCAGCGCGGTTCCCGCGCCGCCGCGCACCAGGCCGATGCCGGCCCAGAGGTTGGGGTGGATCTCCAGGCCGTCGCGGTGGCCGCCGCCGTGCAGGGCGAGCATGCGCTGCTGTCCCTCGGACTCGCTGCGGGCGAGCCCGGCCTGCACGGACCTGACGGTCTCGGGGTCGAAGCCGTCGAGAAGTCGGTTCGCCTCGGCCCACGCCTGTTCGGAGGTGTCGCGGGTGATGACGTGCAGCCGGATGCCGAAGCGGAGGGTGCGGCCGTGCCGCGCCGCCAGCCCTCGGACCCACGCGATCTTCTCCGCCACCTGCGCGGGCGGCTCGCCCCAGGTGAGGTACACGTCGACGTGCTTGGCCGCGACCTCCCCGGCGAGGGGCGAGGAGCCGCCGAAGTACACCTCGGGCACCGGGTCGGGCACCCGGGCCAGCCTCGCGTCCTCGACCCTGAGGTGCTCGCCGTGAAGGTCGACGGTCTTGCCGTCCCACAACCCCCGTACGACCTCCAGGAATTCGTCGGTACGGCGGTAGCGGCCGTCCTTGTCGAGGAAGTCGCCGTAGGCCCGCTGCTCGTGGCTCTCACCGCCGGTGACGACGTTCAGCAGGAGCCGTCCGCCGGACTGCCGCTGGAAGGTGGACGCCATCTGCGCGGCGAGCGTGGGCGAGACGAAGCCGGGGCGGAAGGCGACCAGGAACTTCAGGCGCTCGGTGTGCTGGCTGACCATGGCGGTCGTCAGCCACGCGTCCTCGCACCAGGCGCCGGTCGGCGTGAGCGCGCCGACGAAGCCGAGATCCTCGGCGGCGCGGGCGATCTGGCTCAGATAGGCCACCGTCGGCGGCCGGTCCCGTCCGGAGACGGTGGCCGGGGTGCCGTGGCCGCCGCCGACGACGTGCCGGCTGTCGCCGTTGGTGGGCAGGAACCAGTGGAAGGTGAGGGACACGTGGGGGTCTCCGATCGATGGGCTACAGCAGACCGTGCCGGGGTGGCCGGGTGCCGTTGAGCACGTACCGGCCGATGTGCTGGATCTTCCAGCGGGTCGGGTCGTGCAGGGTGTGGGTGCGGGCGTCGCGCCAATGGCGGTGCAGATTGAGGGAGTTGAGGGCGGAGCGTGTGCCCGACACCTCGAAGAGCGCGCTTGCCACGTCCACGGCGGCCTGAGCCGCCAGCACCTTGGCGGCGGCCACGGCGACGGACGCCTCGGCCGCCGAGTCGTCGGTGAGCCCGGCCCCGGCGGCCTGCACCGTGCGGGCCGCCTCGCGCAACAACGCCTCCGCCGCGCGCACTTGGACGGCCAGCTCGCCGAACCGCTGGATCAGGAGCGGGTCTTCCGCGGCCGTGTCGAAGCCGCTCTCGAACCACGGCCGGCTTGTCGTCCGCACGAACTCCGCCGCCTCCGCCAGCGCTCCCCCGGCGATGCCCGCGTCGATGGCGGCGTGCAACAACTGGGCCACCGCGCCGTGCAGTTGAGGGCCTTCGAAGGTGAGGTGATGAGGAAGGACCCGGTCGGCCGGGACCTCCACGCCGTCGAGGCGGACGGTGCCGCTGGCGGTGGTGCGCTGGCCGAGACCGTCCCAGTCGTCGACCACCGTCACGCCCGCGGCGTCCCGGGGCACGTACGCGACATGGAGTCTGTCGTCCTCGGCGCGGGCGAGCACGGGGATCCAGTCGGCGAACAGGGCGCCCGTGGAGTAGTGCTTGACGCCGTCGAGGACGTACGAGCCGTCCGCCTGCGGGGTCAGGCGGGTGCGGATGTCCTGGACGTGCCGGGTGCCCGCCTCCGACTGGGCGTTGCCGAAGCGGCGGCCCGCGAGGAGTTCGGCGAAGAAGAACTTCCGCTGCTCCTCGGTGCCCTGACGGCAGATCACATTGACGTAGGCGAAGTGGCTCTGCGGGATCTGGGCGAGGCTGCCGTCGGCGGTGCCGAGCAGCCGGAAGATCTCGGCGAGCGTGGTCGCGCCGACGTCCGCTCCCCCGTGGTCGGCGGGGACGGTGACGGCGAGCAGGCCGGACGCGGAGAGCCGGTCCAACTCGGCGTGCGGCAGCCTGCGTTCGACGTCCCGTGCGGAGGCTCCGGCGCGGAACTCGTCGGCCAGGGCCGCCGCGACGGCGAGGGCCTCCGCGTCGTCGGCGATCACATGGGCGGTCATCGGGGGCTCAGCTCGCCGCGGCCAGGACCGGGGTGCGGCCGAGGGCGGTCGAGAACCGGTCGACGATCTGGGCGAGGGCGTCGCGGGTGGCCGTGGCGACGCTCACGGTCCCGTCGTCGTGCACGGTGATGTCCTTGTCGAGGGTGAACCAGCCCTGGACGATGTGGTCGGCGCCCATGGAGTTGAGGACCGGCCGCAGGGCGTAGTCGAGGGCCAGCACATGGGCGGTACTGCCGCCGGTGGCGAGCGGGAGCACGGTCTTGCCGGTGAGGGCGTACTGCGGCAGCAGGTCGAGGAGGGCCTTCAGGACGCCGGAGTACGACGCCTTGTAGACGGGGGTGCCGACGACGACGCCGTCGGCGCGGGCGAACAGCTCGGTGGCCTCGACGATCGCCGGGTGCTTGAAGTCGGCGCCGAGGAGGGCCTCGGCGGGGATGGTGCGGACGTCGAGGGGGATCACCTGGTGGCCCTGGGCGGTGAGCCGCTGGTCGAGGTGGCGCAGCAGGCGGTTGGTGCGGGAGGAGGCGGAGGGGCTGCCGGAGACGGACAGGACGGTGGCCATGGGTCCTCTTTCGGGGAGGCGGGGCGCCCCCGGTTCAGGCGGGGGCGCCCCTGGGGAAGCGGTCAGGAGTACCAGGTGGGTTCGGGCAGTTCGCCTTCGAGGACCCAGCGGCCGACCTCGCGGCGCTTGTAGGCGACGGGGTCGTGGAGGGTGTGGGTGCGGAGGTTGCGCCAGAACCGGTCCAGGCCCTCGGTGGTGGCCGTGGAGCGGGCGCCGGTGACCTCGAAGATGCGGTTCGAGATCTCCAGGGCGACATCGGTGGCCCGGGCCTTCACGGCCGCCACCCGTACCTCGAAGTCGCCGCGCGTCTGCTCGGTGACCGCGTCGGGGTCGTCGTGCAGTGTCTGTCCCTCGGCGGCGACGGCGTCGGCGAGCGCCTCGACGGCCCACAGCTTGGCGGTGAGGTCGCCGTAGATGTCGATGACGTACGGCTCGTCGACCGCGCGCTCATGTCCGCCGTGCAGCCAGGAGCGGGACTTGGTGCGGGTGTAGGCGGCGGCCGTCTCCAGGGCGCCACCCGCGATCCCGAGGTAGAAGTTGACGAAGACCAGCTGGATGGTGGGGACGTTGAGGGTGTTGTAGGTGCGCGGCCGGAACTGCTTGTCGACGTAACCGGCCGCCGACGACCACGGCGTCCGGACTCCGTCGAGGGTGACGCCGCCGCTCTCGGTGAGCCGCTGGCCGATGTTGTCCCAGTCGTCGTGGAAGGTGAGCCCCTCGCTGTCGGAGGGCACGATCGCGAAGACATGCTGGTCGGTGCCTTCGAGGACGCCTTCCAGGACGGTGACGTCGGAGACCTTGCTGCCGGTGGAGAAGGTCTTGCGGCCGGTGAAGACGAGGTCGTCGCCGTCCTCGGTGACGATCACGTCCTTGTCGCGGGGGTTGACGGCCCCGCCGAAGAACCAGCGGCCCCGGGCGGCCTCGGCCTCCACGTGCTCCCACTGTTCGCGGGTGCCGACCAGGCGGGCGGCCCAGTTCCAGAGGTAGTGGTAGCCGAGGAGCTGGCCGATCGAACCGTCGGCCTTGGCGACCTCACGGACGACCCGGTACGCGGTGGGCCAGTCCTGGCCCGCGCCGCCGTGCTCCGTGGGGCCGAGCAGGGTGACGAGACCGGCGTCCTTGAGCAGCTGGACCTCGGCGTACGGGGTGGCGCCGGCCCGGTCGCGGGCGGCGGCGTCGGTGGCGAGGACGGCGGCGACCTCGGCGGCGCGGGCGATCCAGTCCTCGGCGGTCCGGGGGGCGGGACGGCTGTGCCAGTCGGTGTCGGTGACGGTGCTCATGTCGGTTGCCTCCTCAGACCTGGGCGGGGACGGACTCGGGGAGCTGGGCCTCCAGCTCGCGTACCAGCGGCAGCACCCGCTTGCCGAAGTACTCGACCTCCTCGTGGTAGTGCAGGAAGCCGAGGAGGAAGAGGTCGACGCCGAGCTTCTTGTAGGCGACGATCCGCTCGGCGATCTGCTCCGGGGTGCCGATGAGGCCGGTGCGGAAGCCGTCGTTGTACTGGACGAGGTCCTCGAACGAGGAGTCCTGCCACATGCCCTTCTTGTCGGCGGTGGACTGGCCCGCCTGCCTCACCGCGGCGCCGAAGCCCTCGACGGCCTCGGTGTCGGCCCGGGCGACGATCTCGCGCAGGGTGTCGCGGGCCTCGGCCTCGGTGTCGCGGGCGATGAGGAAGGCGTTGAGCCCGAACTTCGGTGCGGTGCGGCCGACTTCGGCGGCGGACTTGCGGACGTCGTCGATCTGCTCGACGACCCCGTCGAAGTCCTGGCCGTTGGAGAAGTACCAGTCGGAGACCCGGCCGGCCATGGCGCGGGCGGCGGTGGAGTTGCCGCCCTGGAAGATCTCCGGGTGGGGGCGTTCGGGGGTGTTGAGGGGCTTGGGCTTGAGGGAGAAGTCACGCAACCGGTAGAAGTCTCCGGCGAGTTCGGTGTGGTCCTCGGTCCAGATCTGGCGGAGGGCGCGGATGAATTCCTCGGAGCGGCGGTAGCGCTCGTCGTGCTCCAGCCAGGGCTCGCCGAGGGCGGTGAACTCGCCCTTGAACCAGCCGGAGACGACGTTGACGGCGAAGCGGCCGTTCGACAAGTGGTCGGCGGTGGCGCCGAGTTTGGCGAGGACGCCGGGGTGCCACAGGCCGGGGTGGACGGCGGCGATGACCTTCAGGCGCTCGGTGGCGAGGAGCAGGGCGAGGCTGAAACTGGTCGACTCGTGCTGGTACTCGGCGCCGTAGCTGGCCATGTAGCGGACCTGGC
This DNA window, taken from Streptomyces sp. NBC_00663, encodes the following:
- the ssuE gene encoding NADPH-dependent FMN reductase produces the protein MATVLSVSGSPSASSRTNRLLRHLDQRLTAQGHQVIPLDVRTIPAEALLGADFKHPAIVEATELFARADGVVVGTPVYKASYSGVLKALLDLLPQYALTGKTVLPLATGGSTAHVLALDYALRPVLNSMGADHIVQGWFTLDKDITVHDDGTVSVATATRDALAQIVDRFSTALGRTPVLAAAS
- a CDS encoding LLM class flavin-dependent oxidoreductase — translated: MSLTFHWFLPTNGDSRHVVGGGHGTPATVSGRDRPPTVAYLSQIARAAEDLGFVGALTPTGAWCEDAWLTTAMVSQHTERLKFLVAFRPGFVSPTLAAQMASTFQRQSGGRLLLNVVTGGESHEQRAYGDFLDKDGRYRRTDEFLEVVRGLWDGKTVDLHGEHLRVEDARLARVPDPVPEVYFGGSSPLAGEVAAKHVDVYLTWGEPPAQVAEKIAWVRGLAARHGRTLRFGIRLHVITRDTSEQAWAEANRLLDGFDPETVRSVQAGLARSESEGQQRMLALHGGGHRDGLEIHPNLWAGIGLVRGGAGTALVGSHDEVAERIKEYHALGIDEFVLSGYPHLEEAYWFGEGVLPRLAAQGLWRHPAGKEATPSAQVPFAG
- a CDS encoding acyl-CoA dehydrogenase family protein; the encoded protein is MSTVTDTDWHSRPAPRTAEDWIARAAEVAAVLATDAAARDRAGATPYAEVQLLKDAGLVTLLGPTEHGGAGQDWPTAYRVVREVAKADGSIGQLLGYHYLWNWAARLVGTREQWEHVEAEAARGRWFFGGAVNPRDKDVIVTEDGDDLVFTGRKTFSTGSKVSDVTVLEGVLEGTDQHVFAIVPSDSEGLTFHDDWDNIGQRLTESGGVTLDGVRTPWSSAAGYVDKQFRPRTYNTLNVPTIQLVFVNFYLGIAGGALETAAAYTRTKSRSWLHGGHERAVDEPYVIDIYGDLTAKLWAVEALADAVAAEGQTLHDDPDAVTEQTRGDFEVRVAAVKARATDVALEISNRIFEVTGARSTATTEGLDRFWRNLRTHTLHDPVAYKRREVGRWVLEGELPEPTWYS
- a CDS encoding YciI family protein, producing the protein MQYYLLSVITPADGTPPGPEAMAAIVRDLDTFHDELREAGAWVFAGGLHGPETATVLRPGDGDVLITDGPYAEGKEYLGGICLIKAPDLDAALEWGKKAMRATTLPIEVRPFMHQAEE
- the sfnG gene encoding dimethylsulfone monooxygenase SfnG, which gives rise to MPAEPVTFAYWVPNVSGGLVTSRIEQRTDWGYDYNRELAVLAENNGFDYALSQVRYMASYGAEYQHESTSFSLALLLATERLKVIAAVHPGLWHPGVLAKLGATADHLSNGRFAVNVVSGWFKGEFTALGEPWLEHDERYRRSEEFIRALRQIWTEDHTELAGDFYRLRDFSLKPKPLNTPERPHPEIFQGGNSTAARAMAGRVSDWYFSNGQDFDGVVEQIDDVRKSAAEVGRTAPKFGLNAFLIARDTEAEARDTLREIVARADTEAVEGFGAAVRQAGQSTADKKGMWQDSSFEDLVQYNDGFRTGLIGTPEQIAERIVAYKKLGVDLFLLGFLHYHEEVEYFGKRVLPLVRELEAQLPESVPAQV
- a CDS encoding acyl-CoA dehydrogenase family protein, whose protein sequence is MTISPDALLARTRELADSLLVPDAARVDQGEVPASHLDAIRRSGVLGVSSPEAYGGAGAPDSVAREIQEILAGACGSTWFVQTQHHTPVRMLAKSRLPVRERLLRPLASGERLAGIAYAHVRSFPRVPVRATAESDGWRFDGTVPWYTGWGLNDVMLLAGVTDSAEIVFAFADAREQPGVRASEPMRLAAFTAARTVSLELDGLWLPESSVVLRTPQEEFALLDIPRSTNTSPAVFGVTYAALRVLEGGGEAETAGALRVRVEEVRRAAYELADHPVAHEHVEERLALRTRAYDLMRAATTAAVVAGGGRTMDLRNPAQRLAREGMFLLIQGQTSVVRRAHLDALADR
- a CDS encoding alpha/beta fold hydrolase yields the protein MGEWQLTRTYRGTSGEVRWDSLGEPGRAPVVLNHGTPFSSYVWRAVARSLARQYEVFVWDMPGYGTSEMSAGQDVSLAAQGRVFTELLAHWGLDEPRVVAHDFGGAVSLRAHLLHGARYHSLALVDPVALAPWGSPFFRLVGTSSDVFEQLPPALHRALVREYVTSASSPGLHPAVLDRLVQPWLGDPGQAAFYRQIAQADQRYTDELEDRYAQIALPTLICWGEDDTWIPVAKGHELAARIPGARLELIAGAGHLVQEDAPAELTAALLDFLD
- a CDS encoding SfnB family sulfur acquisition oxidoreductase, yielding MTAHVIADDAEALAVAAALADEFRAGASARDVERRLPHAELDRLSASGLLAVTVPADHGGADVGATTLAEIFRLLGTADGSLAQIPQSHFAYVNVICRQGTEEQRKFFFAELLAGRRFGNAQSEAGTRHVQDIRTRLTPQADGSYVLDGVKHYSTGALFADWIPVLARAEDDRLHVAYVPRDAAGVTVVDDWDGLGQRTTASGTVRLDGVEVPADRVLPHHLTFEGPQLHGAVAQLLHAAIDAGIAGGALAEAAEFVRTTSRPWFESGFDTAAEDPLLIQRFGELAVQVRAAEALLREAARTVQAAGAGLTDDSAAEASVAVAAAKVLAAQAAVDVASALFEVSGTRSALNSLNLHRHWRDARTHTLHDPTRWKIQHIGRYVLNGTRPPRHGLL